In Danaus plexippus chromosome 29 unlocalized genomic scaffold, MEX_DaPlex mxdp_36, whole genome shotgun sequence, a single window of DNA contains:
- the LOC133320459 gene encoding uncharacterized protein LOC133320459 — protein MTSADLHQSWYFRICEEFDAFCDKVDEKINKEQQQLKACKKRTELENKLAVELKLKSDLTRQLAELEHRGGELDRVCAAFESRLTIADSDQHRLENAKETYQLAKELTGIRLDFSAPPNVAKGYIKNESHRALVPFDMPLDSDALWRLAANTHTPNNQNIPPN, from the exons atgacTTCAGCGGACTTACATCAGTCGTGGTATTTCAGAATATGTGAGGAATTCGATGCTTTCTGTGATAAAGTCGATG agaaaataaacaaagagcAGCAACAGTTGAAAGCTTGTAAGAAGAGAACTGAACTGGAGAACAAACTTGCCGTGGAACTTAAGTTAAAA TCAGATCTCACTCGTCAACTGGCGGAATTGGAGCACAGAGGTGGTGAGCTCGACCGTGTGTGTGCTGCTTTTGAATCCCGTTTGACGATAGCCGACAGCGATCAGCACCGATTGGAGAATGCAAA GGAGACCTACCAGCTGGCTAAGGAGTTGACTGGAATCAGATTGGATTTCAGCGCTCCACCAAATGTGGCCAAAGGAT ATATAAAGAATGAGTCTCATCGAGCCCTGGTCCCGTTTGATATGCCCTTGGATAGTGACGCTTTGTGGCGACTGGCCGCCAACACGCATACACCCAACAACCAGAACATACCTCccaattga
- the LOC116776964 gene encoding WD repeat-containing protein 74 yields MQIKEDKEIDLFVASRIGSFKHIKYHTDPSKNNKKCIENLVDIKTLQKDDNITCMVWGSPEQTDILIGRKTQQIQVYNTLHGFTKSYTADFGSGDVVGLGRHGRRLVAAVSEGVVQVYGKKDNVTYNVGKIDRMKIFDGDTTMFATGGEENDLKVYRIGETEPLFVAKNLPHDWLQLRKAVWVSDLTFLSPSELAVCSRHGYIRLYDTRAQRRPVCNVECDKMAATCISKGFDERQVFVGFGRGQLHQVDLRRGHLDKGYKGAAGAITGVVISHGSVISCSLDRHLRVHRADTKELLYKQYLTSKLSCVLVQTASSTPMKDVQPEMKEELEMKEETALEDLESASEKPQKRSDGEQSQEIDAKKMKPSTEGSTVADDEDAIISLLRSTERQKKKRDKMKKNKKAKSVFHNA; encoded by the exons atgcagATCAAAGAAGATAAAGAGATTGACCTGTTCGTAGCGAGCAGAATAGGATCTTTTAAAC ATATAAAGTATCACACGGATCCATCGAAAAACAATAAGAAGTGCATAGAAAACCTCGTAGATATTAAGACCTTACAAAAAGATGATAACATAACGTGTATGGTGTGGGGTAGTCctgaacagacagacatactGATCGGAAGGAAAACCCAACAG aTTCAGGTGTACAACACTCTGCACGGTTTCACAAAGTCATACACAGCTGACTTTGGTTCCGGGGATGTGGTGGGCTTGGGTCGGCACGGACGACGTCTGGTCGCCGCAGTATCAGAGGGAGTGGTGCAGGTGTATGGCAAGAAGGATAATGTCACCTACAACGTTGGAAAGATTGATAGGATGAAGATCTTCGATGGAGACACCACTATGTTTGCTACTG GTGGCGAGGAAAACGACCTCAAGGTTTATAGAATCGGAGAAACTGAGCCTTTATTTGTGGCGAAGAATCTTCCTCACGACTGGCTCCAACTACGGAAGGCTGTGTGGGTCAGTGACCTCACATTTTTGTCACCGAGCGAGCTGGCTGTGTGCTCTAGACACGGATATATCAG ATTATACGACACTAGAGCTCAGAGACGGCCGGTTTGTAACGTTGAATGCGACAAGATGGCCGCCACGTGTATATCAAAGGGTTTCGACGAGAG GCAGGTGTTCGTCGGATTCGGCCGCGGACAGCTGCACCAGGTGGATCTACGCCGCGGACACCTGGACAAGGGCTATAAAGGAGCCGCCGGGGCCATCACAGGAGTGGTCATCAGCCACGGGTCCGTCATCAGCTGCAGCCTGGACAGACACCTGCGGGTGCACCGCGCTGACACCAAGGAACTGCTATATAAG CAATACCTGACGTCTAAGCTGAGCTGCGTCCTGGTGCAGACAGCTTCCAGCACGCCCATGAAGGACGTGCAGCCGGAGATGAAGGAGGAGCTGGAAATGAAGGAGGAAACAGCGCTGGAAGACCTGGAGTCTGCCAG tGAGAAGCCTCAAAAACGTTCGGATGGCGAACAATCACAGGAAATAGACGCGAAGAAGATGAAGCCGTCAACAGAGGGCAGCACCGTCGCTGACGATGAGGACGCCATCATCAGCCTGCTGCGGAGCACAGAGAGACAGAAGAAGAAAAGAGACAAGATGAAGAAGAATAAAAAGGCAAAGAGCGTGTTCCATAATGCctga
- the LOC116776890 gene encoding segment polarity protein dishevelled homolog DVL-3: protein MEETKVIYYIDDEETPYLVKIPISPEKVTLLDFKNQLNRPNYKFFFKSMDDDFGVVKEEIVDDNAHLPCFNGRVVSWLVSAEGSNPSDGASQCTDSNAGKAKQNIHGAPTVPITRDTCTDTDSTISSRPGHRSSCDKYKYRGLRINGHSKYGNHGLEYETASVLSSDLDSTSLFDSQSEITTTTGRHTNASVDRALTECSSVSHLQVSSRKRPQRRRKRPQVMSRTSSYSSITDSTMSMHIITVTLNMDTVNFLGISIVGQSNKGGDGGIYVGSIMKGGAVALDGRIEPGDMILQVNDVNFEDMTNDEAVRVLREVVQKPGPIKLVVAKCWDPNPKGYFTIPRTEPVRPIDPGAWVAHTQALREAYPPPPLSSVPASLPERASDAGSLAEPQLSVGMDMALVVRAMLRPESGLEIRDRMWLKITIPNAFIGADVVDWILQHVAGIVDRRDARKYASHMLKAGFIRHTVNKITFSEQCYYVAGELCADMAALRIRSADQDSLASDTLAPLPNPNIMGPGYMPYAGSYGYQPIPFKYSSCLTSEHTVYGYNREESVLSGSGGSSAGSDHLTTKEPPGPNRENEVKSTSSGSGASAAAEGGGGGTRRSHSHSSGSERANDRPVLFL from the exons atggaggagacaaaagttatttattacatagacGATGAGGAGACGCCGTACTTAGTGAAAATACCAATATCACCAGAGAAAGTGACACTCTTGGACTTTAAGAACCAATTGAATAGACCGAActacaagttttttttcaaatctatGGACGATGATTTCGGTGTCGTTAAAGAGGAAATCGTCGATGATAACGCACATCTACCGTGTTTTAATGGTCGCGTTGTGTCTTGGTTAGTGTCGGCGGAGGGTTCCAACCCATCGGACGGAGCTTCGCAATGTACTGATAGCAATGCTGGTAAAGCTAAGCAAAACATACATGGAGCACCAACAGTTCCCATTACGAGGGACACGTGTACTGACACCGATAGCACTATCAGCTCTAGACCCGGTCACCGGTCGTCATGTGACAAATACAAGTATAGAGGCCTCAGAATTAATGGCCATTCCAAATACGGGAACCACGGGCTGGAATACGAAACAGCTTCAGTACTTAGCTCCGATCTGGACTCCACGAGTCTATTTGACAGCCAGTCGGAAATAACAACTACAACTGGCAGGCATACCAACGCGTCCGTGGACCGCGCGCTCACAGAATGCAGCAGTGTGTCTCATTTACAAGTGAGTTCTCGCAAACGGCCACAACGACGGCGCAAGCGACCCCAGGTCATGTCCAGAACATCTTCCTACTCCTCGATAACAGATTCCACTATGTCCATGCACATAATAACAGTGACCCTGAACATGGACACAGTCAACTTCCTCGGCATATCCATAGTGGGGCAGTCGAATAAGGGTGGTGATGGTGGCATCTATGTGGGGAGCATAATGAAAGGTGGAGCTGTGGCTTTGGACGGCAGGATTGAGCCAGGAGATATGATACTACAG GTGAACGATGTGAACTTTGAAGACATGACCAACGATGAAGCTGTGAGAGTTCTCCGGGAAGTGGTCCAGAAGCCTGGGCCCATCAAGCTGGTGGTAGCCAAGTGCTGGGACCCAAACCCCAAGGGCTACTTCACAATACCTCGGACAGAACCCGTCCGACCAATAGATCCAG GTGCGTGGGTCGCTCACACCCAGGCCTTGCGCGAGGCGTATCCACCTCCTCCGCTGTCATCGGTCCCGGCGTCCCTGCCGGAGCGGGCTTCGGACGCGGGGTCGCTAGCGGAGCCCCAGTTGTCCGTCGGGATGGATATGGCGCTCGTGGTCCGAGCCATGCTGAGGCCAGAATCTG GTCTGGAGATCAGGGATCGTATGTGGCTCAAGATAACCATCCCCAACGCGTTCATCGGGGCCGACGTGGTCGACTGGATCCTGCAGCACGTGGCCGGCATAGTGGACAGGAGGGACGCCAGGAAGTACGCCTCGCACATGCTCAAG GCTGGCTTCATCCGTCACACTGTGAATAAGATCACGTTCTCCGAGCAGTGTTACTACGTGGCTGGAGAGCTCTGTGCTGATATGGCCGCCCTCAGGATACGCAGCGCCGACCAGGACAGCCTGGCCTCCGATACACTAGCGCCTCTACCGAATCCCAA CATAATGGGTCCGGGCTACATGCCTTACGCTGGCTCCTACGGCTACCAGCCCATACCCTTCAAGTACAGCTCGTGCCTCACCAGCGAGCACACGGTGTACGG atACAATCGCGAGGAGAGCGTGTTATCTGGGAGCGGCGGCTCCAGCGCGGGCTCCGACCACCTCACTACCAAGGAACCCCCGG GTCCTAACCGCGAGAACGAGGTGAAGTCTACCTCCAGCGGTTCAGGTGCCAGTGCTGCGGCGGAGGGCGGGGGCGGAGGCACCAGGAGGTCACACTCACACTCCAGCGGCTCGGAGAGAGCCAACGACAGGCCCGTGCTCTTCCTGTAG